Proteins co-encoded in one Schaalia radingae genomic window:
- a CDS encoding metal ABC transporter substrate-binding protein, protein MVAVAAASLAGCGNTQANMSGATDANGQSGAQRSSNTVNVVATTTQVCDYVTQIAGNADEHSTLALNKTDAQGATHALGAPAQSAATTINLTCLLAPNASAHEHEMTPAQADALAHADIMFVSGIDLEHFLDSAIQASGFHGIMGVTSGVLTAAEVDDPASVTKRESDLPYTIDRGTQKVDVQKWPFPPEDGAATPEFQYDPHVWTSPKNAAIQVRNIGEILGKASPDNKDLFDRHVAQYTQTLTDLDGWVREAIDSVPPQHRVLFTSHDAFGYFSKDYGVKFIGAALSDFNSQQDATADHIKKAAQQVKDSGAVALFAENSNNSKSIEAVAQAAGVKAIVGDDALYGDSLGPDGSAGQTYVGSITHNVTTLVQAWNGNVPQLPDTLAEK, encoded by the coding sequence ATGGTCGCCGTGGCGGCGGCTAGTCTTGCAGGCTGTGGCAATACCCAGGCGAACATGTCAGGAGCGACCGACGCGAATGGTCAATCCGGCGCACAACGCTCCTCCAACACAGTGAATGTGGTGGCTACAACCACTCAAGTGTGCGATTACGTCACGCAGATCGCCGGCAACGCCGATGAGCACTCGACGCTGGCGCTCAACAAAACTGACGCACAGGGCGCCACTCATGCCTTAGGAGCGCCAGCCCAGTCAGCCGCCACCACGATTAACCTGACGTGCCTACTCGCCCCGAATGCCTCGGCACATGAACACGAGATGACCCCGGCACAGGCAGACGCCCTTGCTCACGCCGACATCATGTTCGTTTCTGGCATCGACCTGGAACACTTCCTTGACTCAGCAATCCAGGCATCTGGCTTCCACGGGATCATGGGAGTGACATCGGGAGTTCTGACGGCAGCGGAAGTCGACGACCCTGCCTCGGTGACCAAGCGTGAAAGCGACCTGCCCTACACCATTGATCGCGGCACGCAGAAGGTCGATGTGCAAAAGTGGCCGTTCCCGCCTGAAGATGGTGCCGCAACACCGGAGTTTCAGTACGACCCGCATGTGTGGACCAGCCCGAAGAACGCCGCCATCCAGGTGCGCAATATCGGTGAAATCCTCGGCAAAGCCTCGCCTGACAACAAGGACCTCTTCGACCGGCACGTTGCGCAGTACACGCAGACCCTGACCGACCTGGACGGATGGGTGCGTGAAGCGATCGATTCGGTTCCGCCTCAGCACCGCGTCCTCTTCACCTCTCACGACGCATTCGGATACTTCTCCAAAGACTACGGCGTGAAGTTCATCGGCGCAGCCCTGTCGGATTTCAACAGCCAACAGGACGCCACCGCTGACCACATCAAGAAAGCCGCCCAACAGGTCAAGGACTCAGGAGCGGTCGCGCTTTTTGCAGAAAACTCCAACAACTCGAAGTCAATCGAGGCAGTTGCTCAGGCCGCCGGTGTCAAAGCAATCGTCGGAGACGACGCACTATACGGCGACTCCCTCGGACCCGACGGGTCGGCAGGACAAACCTACGTCGGCTCCATCACTCACAACGTGACGACGCTGGTCCAGGCGTGGAACGGGAACGTACCACAGCTGCCTGACACGCTCGCAGAAAAATAG
- a CDS encoding ABC transporter ATP-binding protein — MDLAVCTKDLSKIFGKHQVLNNINLRVPTGSCYGFVGANGAGKTTTMRILAGLAGASSGSATVLGVSRGKLPVKPIPGVSYLTDVPQISPWLRAKDALITLARLGGISPDLAAERSDELLNLVNLDKAPGRIGSFSRGMKQRMGIAAALVTAPKLLLIDEPTSALDPIGRADVLGLLRELTGQVTIVFSSHILSDVAKVSTHVGILHRGSLLAQGQLGELVNQQTKHVTLDVTVRSDVATAVAEAIYSLDSAAKIHPTFSGLDELFTKLTKDGGKES, encoded by the coding sequence ATGGATTTAGCAGTCTGTACTAAAGATTTGTCCAAAATCTTCGGTAAGCACCAAGTACTAAACAACATAAATCTTCGAGTTCCTACCGGCTCCTGTTATGGGTTTGTGGGAGCGAACGGGGCTGGTAAAACCACCACCATGAGGATCCTTGCAGGACTGGCCGGAGCCAGTAGTGGTAGCGCCACCGTGCTGGGAGTTAGTCGAGGCAAACTTCCGGTCAAACCGATCCCTGGCGTGTCTTACCTGACTGATGTCCCCCAGATTAGCCCCTGGCTTAGAGCCAAGGATGCGCTCATCACTCTCGCCCGCCTTGGTGGAATCTCCCCAGACCTTGCAGCCGAAAGAAGCGACGAACTACTCAATCTGGTTAACCTCGACAAAGCCCCCGGAAGAATTGGCTCCTTTTCTAGAGGCATGAAGCAACGGATGGGAATAGCAGCAGCACTCGTTACTGCCCCGAAACTACTACTGATAGACGAACCAACCAGCGCTCTTGACCCGATCGGGCGAGCAGATGTTCTGGGGCTGCTACGCGAGTTAACCGGGCAGGTAACGATAGTATTTTCCTCCCACATCCTCAGCGATGTCGCTAAAGTCTCTACCCACGTGGGGATCTTGCATCGCGGTAGCCTGCTAGCTCAAGGACAGTTAGGCGAGCTGGTCAATCAGCAAACTAAACACGTTACGCTTGATGTCACGGTGCGTTCAGACGTTGCCACCGCCGTGGCGGAGGCTATCTACAGCCTCGACTCTGCCGCAAAGATTCACCCCACCTTTAGCGGCTTAGATGAACTTTTCACCAAACTGACTAAGGATGGCGGTAAAGAATCGTGA
- a CDS encoding PLD nuclease N-terminal domain-containing protein, with translation MNPIDKLLDLPTPALIGVCILIGLQLVAVVWSLICLLRDKRTHIAGLNRLVWLLVIIFGQVIGPIVFLVMYFHEQRQLKVQREYEQKATAKHHQVDASSVVSKLYPKE, from the coding sequence ATGAACCCTATAGATAAACTGTTGGATTTGCCGACCCCAGCATTGATAGGAGTTTGCATCCTTATAGGATTGCAACTGGTAGCGGTGGTCTGGTCTTTGATTTGCTTGCTGCGTGATAAGCGAACTCACATTGCCGGTTTAAATCGCCTAGTGTGGCTCCTGGTTATCATCTTTGGCCAAGTGATTGGGCCAATCGTCTTTTTGGTTATGTACTTTCACGAACAAAGACAGCTTAAGGTGCAGCGTGAATATGAACAGAAAGCTACAGCCAAGCATCACCAGGTTGATGCGAGTTCAGTGGTGAGCAAGCTGTATCCGAAGGAATGA
- a CDS encoding metal ABC transporter ATP-binding protein, producing the protein MGAALEFDNCSLAYGNKTVLTGVDGSIQAGEALALIGPNGSGKTTLLRGIIGSVRVSAGHLRVPPGSTVGYVPQQLNLDPTFPITARQVVAMGYRGQRKLFGRLGSTGKQRIEDALANVGMSDRGDVRFGDLSGGQRQRILLARALVAEPAMILLDEPFNGLDEPNRRALLSIITNAKNQGVAVVISTHDLILADATCERALLLAGRQVAFGPIAQVLTPELVAKAYGGSVPVELAATSAGKEEHRADRRARIAHIATQESEHVG; encoded by the coding sequence ATGGGCGCGGCACTCGAATTCGACAACTGCTCACTGGCATACGGCAATAAGACAGTGCTCACCGGAGTGGATGGCAGCATCCAGGCAGGTGAAGCGCTGGCACTGATCGGGCCGAACGGGTCAGGAAAGACCACGCTGCTGCGCGGCATCATCGGATCCGTCCGCGTCAGCGCCGGTCACCTTCGAGTGCCGCCAGGCTCAACAGTGGGATACGTCCCGCAACAGCTCAACCTGGACCCCACATTCCCCATCACTGCTCGCCAGGTAGTTGCGATGGGATACCGAGGTCAGCGGAAACTGTTTGGGCGGCTCGGATCGACCGGCAAACAGCGCATCGAGGACGCCCTCGCCAATGTCGGGATGAGTGATCGTGGAGACGTCCGGTTCGGTGACCTGTCTGGCGGGCAGCGTCAGCGCATCCTGTTGGCGCGGGCCCTGGTCGCTGAGCCGGCGATGATCCTGCTCGACGAGCCGTTCAACGGGTTGGATGAGCCGAACCGCCGTGCCCTGCTCTCCATCATCACCAACGCCAAGAACCAGGGCGTAGCCGTCGTGATCTCCACGCATGACCTCATCTTGGCTGACGCTACCTGTGAACGGGCACTGCTGCTGGCAGGCAGGCAAGTGGCATTTGGGCCAATCGCACAGGTACTGACACCGGAGCTGGTGGCGAAGGCATACGGCGGGTCGGTGCCCGTCGAACTCGCAGCGACCAGCGCAGGTAAAGAGGAGCACCGCGCTGATCGGCGTGCTCGCATCGCGCACATAGCGACACAGGAGTCCGAGCATGTGGGCTGA